A region from the Penaeus monodon isolate SGIC_2016 chromosome 17, NSTDA_Pmon_1, whole genome shotgun sequence genome encodes:
- the LOC119583473 gene encoding trypsin-1-like, with amino-acid sequence MTERVRPLLLTLTFQVSAAIVWSSNYYSTPNQQPGYNRFTSCGSSMVLDPLLQPAVYLAPPSYPNPYEAFTFCSWMIYSTTGNSLTLSCQVFDLQPSGQCGTGAYFSVDDGLQNTRRFCGGNVAPQQVASSSSFLSVLFWSGSGGVGTYTGFYCTVSLLSSTSPTLPPGIITTPSTTTCRCGRRGSGARVVGGEDANLHEFPWQALVLLPNDSSFCGGVLINERFILTVAHCLLPPELPTGSLPEVVLGEHDRSTTSETGVTRTVRVKRLWPHEGYDAGTSRDNDIGLIELEEDVVFDRVEIAPACPPEASNSYENVDAVITGWGLDENGQLPNILQKAEIRTIPTATCRAQYSSSAITSNMICAGASGRDSCLSDSGGPLITYNGFSWVLIGLASFGPVPCGDPDRFGVYTRVGNYIPWIINKIGNARTCLP; translated from the exons ccagTTGTGGATCGAGTATGGTACTGGATCCCTTACTACAACCCGCCGTGTACCTCGCACCCCCGTCGTATCCGAACCCTTATGAAGCCTTCACCTTCTGCTCATGGATGATCTAT AGTACAACCGGGAACAGCCTGACCCTCAGCTGCCAAGTGTTTGACCTGCAGCCGAGCGGGCAATGCGGCACAGGAGCGTATTTTTCCGTTGACGATGGCCTTCAAAATACGCGGAG GTTCTGCGGAGGTAACGTTGCCCCTCAGCAGGTAGCCTCGTCGAGTTCCTTCCTCAGCGTGCTATTCTGGAGCGGCTCGGGCGGGGTAGGAACCTACACGGGCTTCTACTGCACCGTCTCGCTTCTCTCGTCGACTTCTCCCACCTTGCCGCCGGGGATAATTACTACTCCGTCTACTACTACATGTC gTTGCGGACGCCGGGGCTCGGGGGCTCGTGTGGTGGGGGGCGAGGACGCCAACTTGCACGAGTTTCCTTGGCAGGCACTTGTCCTCTTGCCCAACGACAGCAGCTTCTGCGGCGGCGTTCTCATCAACGAGCGCTTCATCCTCACTGTCGCTCACTGCCTCCTCCC GCCGGAGCTCCCAACCGGGTCGTTGCCGGAGGTGGTGTTGGGTGAGCACGACCGCAGCACGACCTCCGAGACAGGCGTAACTCGGACGGTGAGGGTGAAGCGCCTGTGGCCGCACGAGGGCTACGACGCAGGGACGTCCCGTGACAACGACATCGGTCTTATCGAACTCGAGGAGGACGTGGTCTTCGACAGGGTGGAAATAGCGCCGGCGTGTCCACCCGAGGCCAGTAACAGCTATGAAAATGTGGACGCTGTGATTACTGG CTGGGGCTTAGACGAAAACGGCCAactccccaacatactccagaAGGCAGAGATAAGGACAATCCCCACAGCCACATGCAGGGCCCAGTACTCCAGTAGCGCCATCACCTCCAACATGATCTGCGCGGGGGCGTCTGGTCGAGATTCCTGCTTG AGTGACAGCGGCGGCCCACTGATAACGTACAACGGATTTTCATGGGTCTTAATTGGCCTCGCTTCCTTCGGTCCTGTGCCCTGTGGCGATCCCGACCGCTTTGGAGTCTACACGAGAGTAGGGA ATTACATTCCCTGGATAATCAACAAAATAGGCAACGCTCGCACGTGTCTGCCTTGA